The Acropora muricata isolate sample 2 chromosome 5, ASM3666990v1, whole genome shotgun sequence genome includes a window with the following:
- the LOC136916536 gene encoding tolloid-like protein 2 translates to MAANLIEKFCPNGITNITGETSGEIVYPISGTYGANETKCWRIEVPKPYIGIGIKYHRHEIEECLNCECDSLSVAPHYIYYGSLRWPEGSCGQDSPDYYNYLQRFQGTRPTGVIRSQNVYLRLKTDDSIHLSGINISFIAESDTAGGGKQTFLNVSSGQISTPKFGSKNYPANFNWEWYILAPEGHQIQIKFESFELEQSEHCQNDYLEIREAYFQYPSIPVQIEGAFGVVLARPKCGIDSPKEIQSAGNMVWVHFHSDSNATTTYKGFKATFTSSGNRTLSISFASSIVFLVSLITVTAI, encoded by the exons ATGGCTGCCAATCTTATAGAGAAAT TTTGCCCTAATGGCATCACCAACATCACAGGGGAAACCAGCGGTGAAATTGTGTATCCTATTTCTGGGACATACGGCGCCAACGAGACAAAATGCTGGAGAATTGAAGTCCCCAAGCCTTATATTGGCATAGGGATTAAATATCATCG TCATGAAATAGAAGAGTGTCTTAACTGCGAATGCGACAGTCTCAGTGTCGCGCCTCATTATATTTATTACGGCAGTCTGCGGTGGCCAGAAGGAAGTTGCGGACAAGACAGTCCCGACTATTATAACTACCTTCAGCGGTTTCAAGGGACGAGGCCGACTGGGGTAATACGCTCACAAAATGTGTATCTACGACTCAAAACAGATGACTCCATCCATCTCAGTGGAATCAATATCTCGTTTATTGCTGAATCCGATACCG CTGGCGGTGGAAAACAGACATTCCTGAATGTATCTAGTGGCCAGATTAGCACTCCAAAATTTGGCTCTAAAAACTACCCGGCGAATTTCAATTGGGAGTGGTATATTCTCGCACCTGAAGGACATCAAATTCAGATCAAGTTTGAGTCGTTTGAATTGGAACAAAGCGAGCATTGCCAAAACGACTATCTGGAGATCAGAGAGGCGTACTTCCAGTATCCAAGCATTCCAGTACAAATTGAAGGCGCTTTTGGCGTGGTCCTTGCGAGACCAAAGTGTGGTATTGATTCACCAAAGGAAATTCAGAGCGCTGGAAACATGGTCTGGGTACATTTTCACAGCGACAGCAATGCCACCACCACATACAAGGGATTCAAGGCTACTTTTACATCAA GTGGGAATAGGACCTTGTCGATCAGCTTCGCGTCCTCAATTGTCTTTTTGGTCTCTTTAATCACAGTCACAGCAATTTAG
- the LOC136917608 gene encoding uncharacterized protein — MSEGCEVVPCAEKGSWEGLGIPLGSLCGPQTEKVPVPSDSEFVRDTCSSEENDIELDTRGYTWKRCHDSTASEESEEFSVTRKKSCRKAAFSESESGSYGERHADICGMERVSCDPSSKGKFQRTKLTIKTSRNSKDDPKRHHESTSGEEVEEVSATRKKKPRRKPVLSESETDSERERGADALTKEKSRHNEAADEVVITCVKKREDNVRVYDKRQACFFCEKLYAKISRHYEHNHKDKSEVVEAFAHPLGSKERKKAIEKLRLQGNFHHNLRVLESKSGQLIVFRRPGEGEECSRDDFLPCPYCLGFMKKKDLWRHVKGCNFRRIDKDDDIDDDKKYQKLQTKSKLLILPSICPGKSSLFQDVVASMKSDHISVVARNDAVISALGTMIVEKVGSTRCHDISQKMRNLARLLISLREAVKDENAQLSQFLRPDKFDVLIQCVMQISKFDVKRGEKEVGTPSLALHIGHSLKKCVCVVRGKALREKDKGLLEDVEHFEKLMEAEWNFRISHHSITTLNDRKHNQPELLPVTNDLKKLKEFITSKIIALTSELQGTDRPFQQTWRDLSEMVLNRLILFNKRRGGETAKLHVETYINRPDWSKSTNQDVVASLNGIEQQLLQRLDMVEIKGKRGRKVPLLLTKEVKEAIDVLVEKRTEVGINQENPYLFAATGNGSLGHLRAWECMRKVVTSDELKLEKPEAVTSTRLRKYVATVSQILDLQENELDWLARHLGHDISVHREYYRLHESTIELAKVGKILTTVDEGKTGLWAGKSLDDIDLDKDIDPIAEDRDSELDEDSTAGMEPHSSSGKQKGRQRSGKSRTAHETPVPKKNAMTEQSQQATQATGKENVGPVGARKKRKPHSIWTKEEKEEVLKHLGDFIKNKILPGKTECVKCIEQSNGVLANRQWSVVKDCVRNIISRAKTLQGQNC, encoded by the exons GGCTCGGGATACCCCTAGGATCACTTTGTGGTCCACAAACTGAG AAAGTACCAGTACCAAGTGACTCTGAGTTTGTGCGAGATACATGTAGCTCAGAAGAAAATGATATAGAGCTGGATACACGGG GTTATACTTGGAAACGATGCCATGACAGTACTGCCAGTGAAGAGTCAGAGGAATTCAGTGTAACTAGAAAGAAGTCTTGCAGAAAAGCTGCATTTTCTGAATCTGAGAGTGGCAGTTATGGGGAGAGGCATGCTGATATTTGTGGAATGGAAAGGGTATCTTGTGACCCCAGTAGTAAGGGCAAATTTCAGAGAACAAAGTTAACCATTAAAACAAGCAGAAATAGTAAAG ATGATCCGAAACGACACCATGAAAGCACTAGTGGTGAAGAGGTTGAGGAAGTGTctgcaacaagaaagaagaaaccaagACGTAAACCTGTGCTTTCAGAGTCAGAGACTGatagcgagagagagagaggtgcTGACGCCTTGACCAAGGAAAAATCACGGCACAATGAGGCAGCTGATGAAG TGGTAATAACTTGTGTAAAGAAGCGGGAGGACAATGTTCGAGTTTATGACAAAAGACAGGCCTGCTTTTTCTGTGAAAAGCTTTATGCAAAAATTTCTCGCCATTATGAACATAATCACAAAGATAAGTCAGAGGTAGTTGAAGCATTTGCGCATCCACTTGGTTCAAAAGAACGTAAGAAAGCCATAGAAAAGTTGCGTCTGCAGGGGAATTTCCATCATAACTTGCGCGTGTTGGAGTCAAAAAGTGGACAGCTTATTGTTTTCAGAAGACCAGGAGAAGGAGAGGAATGTTCTCGCGATGACTTTCTTCCTTGCCCTTACTGTCTTGGCTTTATGAAGAAGAAAGATCTTTGGAGGCATGTAAAAGGCTGCAACTTCAGACGTATTGATAAGGATGATGATATAGATGATGACAAAAAGTACCAGAAACTTCAAACTAAGAGCAAATTGCTAATTTTGCCATCAATATGTCCTGGGAAGAGCTCACTCTTTCAAGATGTTGTGGCCTCCATGAAATCAGATCATATATCTGTTGTGGCTAGGAATGACGCTGTGATTTCTGCTCTTGGTACCATGATAGTTGAAAAGGTTGGCTCGACAAGATGTCATGACATTTCACAAAAGATGCGAAACCTTGCCCGCCTCCTTATTTCATTGAGGGAGGCAGTAAAAGATGAAAATGCCCAGTTGTCACAGTTTCTTCGTCCAGACAAGTTTGATGTTCTCATTCAGTGTGTCATGCAAATTTCAAAGTTCGATGTAAAGAGAGGTGAAAAGGAGGTTGGAACACCTTCCTTGGCATTGCATATTGgtcattcattgaagaaatGTGTTTGTGTTGTTCGTGGGAAAGCTCTGCGAGAGAAAGACAAAGGTCTACTGGAGGATGTTGAGCACTTTGAGAAACTCATGGAAGCAGAGTGGAATTTCCGTATCAGCCATCACTCCATAACAACTCTGAACGATAGGAAACATAATCAGCCCGAACTCTTACCTGTGACTAACGATCTTAAGAAGCTAAAGGAGTTTATAACATCTAAGATCATTGCACTCACTTCAGAACTGCAAGGCACAGACAGACCATTCCAGCAAACCTGGCGAGACTTAAGTGAAATGGTTCTTAACAGACTGATACTCTTCAATAAACGTAGAGGTGGAGAAACAGCTAAGCTTCATGTGGAGACTTACATCAATCGTCCTGACTGGAGCAAAAGCACAAATCAAGATGTTGTAGCTTCTCTTAACGGCATTGAACAACAGTTACTTCAGAG gctGGATATGGTTGAGATTAAGGGAAAGAGGGGCCGGAAGGTGCCACTGCTTTTAACAAAGGAGGTTAAAGAAGCAATTGATGTTTTAGTTGAAAAGCGAACTGAAGTTGGCATTAATCAGGAAAACCCCTACCTATTTGCAGCAACTGGAAATGGTTCTTTAGGTCATTTAAGAGCATGGGAGTGTATGAGAAAGGTTGTCACTAGTGATGAGCTGAAGCTGGAAAAACCTGAAGCGGTAACAAGTACCAGGCTTCGAAAATATGTAGCTACTGTGTCACAAATCTTGGACCTTCAAGAGAATGAACTTGATTGGCTTGCTCGCCATTTAGGCCATGACATCTCCGTCCACAGAGAGTATTACCGATTACATGAATCAACGATTGAGCTTGCAAAGGTTGGAAAGATCCTTACAACGGTTGATGAAGGAAAAACCGGGCTCTGGGCTGGGAAATCGCTCGATGATATTGACTTAGACAAAGACATTGATCCCATTGCAG AAGACAGGGATTCTGAATTAGATGAAGACAGTACTGCTGGTATGGAGCCACACAGTTCaagtggaaaacaaaaaggaagg cAAAGATCGGGCAAGTCAAGGACAGCACATGAAACCCCTGTGCCAAAAAAGAATG CTATGACTGAACAGTCACAACAAGCTACACAAGCTACAGGAAAAGAGAACGTTG GTCCTGTTGGTGCACGCAAGAAAAGGAAGCCGCACAGTATCTGGACAAAAGAAGAGAAGGAGGAAGTATTAAAGCATCTTGGGGacttcatcaaaaacaaaattttgccagGAAAAACTGAATGTGTGAAATGCATAGAACAGAGCAACGGAGTGCTGGCCAATAGACAGTGGTCAGTCGTGAAGGATTGTgtaagaaatattatttctcGAGCAAAAACATTACAAGGACAGAATTGCTAG